A single region of the Sphingomonas sp. LY29 genome encodes:
- the gyrB gene encoding DNA topoisomerase (ATP-hydrolyzing) subunit B, whose translation MASDQNQNDYGADQIKVLKGLDAVRKRPGMYIGDTDDGSGLHHMVFEVSDNAIDEALAGHCDRILIQLNPDGSVTVEDNGRGIPTGIHAEEGVSAAEVIMTQLHAGGKFENTSDDNAYKVSGGLHGVGVSVVNALSEFLDLTIWRDGEEHFMRFAHGDAVAPLKVVGPAPEGKKGTRVTFLPSPSTFKITEFDFEKLEHRYRELAFLNSGVRLVLADARHEERVEHELFYEGGIAAFVKYLDRAKSPLFPEPIAISAVRDGIGIDVALEWNDSYYENVLPFTNNIPQRDGGTHMAAFRAALTRTLNNYAEKSGMLKKEKVTLTGDDMREGLTAIVSVKLPDPKFSSQTKDKLVSSEVRQPLESLMSDKMAEWLEENPANARSIIQKTIDAAAAREAAKKARELTRRKGVMDIASLPGKLADCQERDPALSELFLVEGDSAGGSAKQGRNRQNQAILPLRGKLLNVERARFDRMLSSREIGTIIQALGTSIGREEFNLAKLRYHKIVIMTDADVDGAHIRTLLLTFFYRQMPELIEAGHLYIAQPPLYKVARGRSEVYLKDNSALDEYLVDAGLDGMVLETADGPRSGKDLRTLVEHARRVRTLMAYAPKKYDYALLEALALSGALAPDLGADRRRDLIATVAGWLGKGDLEAEWSGELAAEGGYMLKRRWRGVTDAYIIEPTFLASAEARKLHTLAAEQSATYAKPAVLKTLKKGSGATPVQQDPLVLSEVEGRVEGEEQVSDEAETKGKTIPITRPSELLEAVLVAGRRGLSIQRYKGLGEMNAEQLWETTLDPANRSLLRVEVTQADIADEIFTRLMGDVVEPRREFIQENALSVANLDV comes from the coding sequence ATGGCCTCCGACCAGAACCAGAACGACTATGGCGCCGACCAGATCAAGGTCCTCAAGGGCCTCGACGCGGTGCGCAAGCGGCCGGGGATGTACATCGGCGACACCGACGATGGATCGGGCCTCCACCACATGGTGTTCGAGGTCAGCGACAATGCGATCGACGAGGCGCTCGCGGGCCATTGCGACCGCATCCTGATCCAGCTCAATCCCGACGGGTCGGTCACGGTCGAGGACAACGGCCGCGGCATCCCGACCGGAATCCATGCCGAGGAAGGCGTCTCGGCGGCCGAGGTCATCATGACCCAGCTCCACGCCGGCGGTAAGTTCGAAAACACCAGCGACGACAACGCCTACAAGGTGTCGGGCGGCCTCCACGGTGTCGGCGTCAGCGTCGTCAACGCGCTGTCCGAATTCCTCGATCTCACCATCTGGCGCGACGGCGAGGAGCATTTCATGCGCTTCGCCCACGGCGACGCGGTCGCCCCGCTCAAGGTCGTCGGCCCGGCGCCCGAGGGAAAGAAGGGCACCCGCGTGACCTTCCTGCCCAGCCCGTCGACCTTCAAGATCACCGAATTCGACTTCGAAAAGCTCGAGCATCGCTATCGCGAGCTCGCCTTCCTCAACTCGGGCGTCCGCCTCGTCCTCGCCGACGCGCGGCACGAGGAGCGGGTCGAGCATGAACTGTTCTACGAAGGCGGGATCGCCGCATTCGTGAAATATCTCGACCGCGCCAAGTCGCCGCTGTTCCCCGAACCGATCGCCATCTCGGCGGTACGCGACGGCATCGGCATCGACGTCGCGCTCGAATGGAACGACAGCTATTACGAAAATGTCCTGCCGTTCACGAACAACATCCCGCAGCGTGACGGCGGCACGCACATGGCCGCGTTCCGCGCCGCGCTGACCCGCACGCTCAACAATTACGCCGAAAAATCGGGGATGCTCAAAAAGGAAAAGGTCACGCTGACCGGCGACGACATGCGCGAAGGCCTTACCGCCATCGTTTCGGTCAAGCTGCCCGATCCCAAGTTCAGCAGCCAGACCAAGGACAAGCTGGTCAGCTCCGAAGTGCGTCAGCCGCTGGAATCGCTGATGAGCGACAAGATGGCCGAATGGCTCGAGGAAAATCCGGCCAACGCCCGCTCGATCATCCAGAAGACGATCGACGCCGCCGCGGCGCGCGAAGCCGCGAAGAAGGCGCGCGAGCTGACCCGCCGCAAGGGCGTGATGGACATCGCCTCGCTGCCCGGCAAGCTCGCCGACTGCCAGGAACGCGATCCGGCCTTGAGCGAACTGTTCCTGGTCGAGGGCGACAGCGCCGGCGGCTCGGCCAAGCAGGGCCGCAACCGCCAGAACCAGGCGATCCTTCCGCTTCGGGGCAAGCTGCTCAATGTCGAGCGCGCACGCTTCGACCGCATGCTGTCGAGCCGTGAAATCGGAACGATCATCCAGGCGCTCGGCACCTCGATCGGCCGCGAGGAATTCAACCTCGCAAAGCTGCGCTATCACAAGATCGTGATCATGACCGACGCCGACGTCGACGGGGCGCACATCCGCACCCTGCTGCTCACCTTCTTCTACCGCCAGATGCCCGAGCTGATCGAGGCGGGTCACCTCTACATTGCGCAGCCGCCGCTCTACAAAGTCGCGCGTGGCCGGTCGGAGGTCTACCTCAAGGACAATAGTGCGCTCGACGAATATCTGGTCGACGCCGGGCTCGACGGCATGGTGCTCGAAACCGCCGACGGCCCGCGTTCGGGCAAGGACCTGCGAACGCTGGTCGAACATGCCCGCCGCGTCCGCACGCTGATGGCCTATGCGCCCAAGAAGTACGACTATGCCCTGCTCGAAGCGCTCGCGCTGTCGGGCGCGCTCGCGCCCGATCTCGGCGCCGACCGCCGCCGCGATCTGATCGCGACAGTGGCGGGCTGGCTCGGCAAGGGCGACTTGGAGGCCGAATGGTCGGGCGAGCTAGCGGCCGAGGGTGGCTACATGCTCAAGCGGCGCTGGCGCGGCGTGACCGACGCCTACATCATCGAACCGACCTTCCTCGCCTCCGCCGAAGCGCGCAAGCTCCACACGCTCGCCGCCGAACAATCGGCGACCTACGCCAAGCCGGCGGTGCTCAAAACGCTCAAGAAGGGCAGTGGTGCAACTCCCGTCCAACAAGATCCGCTCGTCCTGAGCGAAGTCGAAGGGCGCGTGGAAGGCGAAGAGCAAGTCAGCGACGAAGCCGAGACCAAGGGCAAGACCATCCCGATCACCCGCCCGTCCGAGCTGCTCGAAGCCGTCCTCGTCGCGGGCCGCCGCGGCCTCAGCATCCAGCGCTACAAGGGCCTTGGCGAAATGAATGCCGAGCAATTGTGGGAAACCACGCTCGACCCCGCCAATCGCTCGCTGCTCCGCGTCGAGGTCACCCAGGCCGACATCGCCGACGAAATCTTCACGCGTCTGATGGGCGACGTCGTCGAACCGCGCCGAGAGTTCATCCAGGAGAACGCTCTCTCCGTCGCGAACCTCGACGTTTGA
- a CDS encoding S41 family peptidase, with translation MTRAFDRRSMLVALGAAGLPFPAFGATPRSDPQWVRALLLALHPGLFRYQSPAEFDARHAAFERAWNATDRFEPRYLALSRLLASIRCGHSYVNPYNQSKAVIARLTGGRRLLPFRFRWIGGRMVVTGDPHRTGLRPGTQILSVDRVPTQRILAALMPLARADGGNDAKRIDLMEVRGEDEFEAFDLFHPLLFAVGPTVQLGLVHPDGRRDMRRVATVDRAARLAARPADPPKGDSAPIWTFERRGPAALMTMPGWALYDSKWDWKGWIDQRFAEMASSGTRGLVVDIRANEGGLDCGDEIIAHLVDRPLPPQSSRRLVRFRSVPTDLRPPLDTWDKSFMELGKDARPAPGGFFRLPDADSGGSNAIAPRAPRFRGKVAVLTSATNSSATFGFAERIKQARLATLVGAPTGGNRGGINGGAFFFARLPDSGIEFDLPLIGIFPDVPQPDAGILPDVAVPVTARAIAQGRDEALERALRIVA, from the coding sequence ATGACCAGGGCCTTCGACCGGCGCTCGATGCTCGTCGCGCTTGGCGCGGCGGGCCTTCCCTTCCCGGCCTTCGGCGCCACGCCGCGTAGCGACCCGCAATGGGTTCGCGCGCTCCTGCTGGCACTCCATCCCGGCCTGTTCCGCTACCAGTCGCCCGCCGAGTTCGACGCGCGCCATGCCGCCTTCGAGCGCGCATGGAACGCCACCGACCGGTTCGAGCCGCGCTACCTCGCGCTGTCGCGGCTGCTCGCGTCGATCCGCTGCGGGCACAGCTACGTAAATCCCTACAATCAATCGAAGGCCGTGATCGCGCGGCTGACCGGCGGCCGGCGCCTGCTGCCGTTCCGCTTCCGCTGGATCGGCGGGCGAATGGTCGTTACCGGCGATCCGCACCGCACCGGCCTCCGTCCGGGCACGCAGATCCTCTCGGTCGACCGCGTGCCGACCCAGCGCATCCTTGCCGCGCTGATGCCGCTGGCGCGCGCCGACGGCGGCAACGACGCCAAGCGGATCGACCTGATGGAAGTGCGCGGAGAGGATGAGTTCGAAGCCTTCGACCTGTTCCATCCTTTGCTGTTCGCGGTCGGGCCGACCGTACAGCTCGGGCTCGTCCATCCCGACGGGCGACGCGACATGCGCCGGGTCGCGACGGTCGATCGCGCGGCGCGTCTCGCGGCCCGCCCCGCCGATCCGCCCAAGGGCGATTCGGCGCCCATCTGGACCTTTGAACGCCGCGGCCCCGCCGCGCTGATGACCATGCCCGGGTGGGCGCTCTACGACAGCAAGTGGGACTGGAAGGGCTGGATCGACCAGCGTTTCGCCGAGATGGCCTCGTCGGGCACGCGCGGCCTAGTCGTCGACATCCGCGCCAACGAGGGCGGGCTCGATTGCGGGGACGAGATCATCGCGCACCTGGTCGATCGCCCGCTGCCCCCGCAATCGTCGCGGCGGCTGGTGCGCTTCCGCTCGGTCCCGACCGACCTGCGTCCACCGCTCGACACCTGGGACAAGAGCTTCATGGAGCTAGGCAAGGATGCGCGCCCGGCGCCGGGCGGCTTCTTCCGATTGCCCGATGCCGACAGCGGCGGATCGAACGCGATCGCGCCGCGCGCGCCGCGCTTCCGGGGAAAGGTCGCGGTGCTCACCTCCGCAACCAACAGCTCGGCCACCTTCGGCTTTGCCGAGCGCATCAAGCAGGCGCGGCTGGCGACGCTCGTGGGCGCGCCGACCGGCGGCAACCGCGGCGGAATCAACGGCGGCGCCTTCTTCTTCGCGCGCCTGCCGGACAGCGGGATCGAGTTCGACCTCCCGCTGATCGGCATCTTCCCCGACGTGCCGCAGCCCGATGCTGGCATCCTCCCCGACGTCGCGGTTCCGGTGACGGCCCGCGCAATCGCGCAGGGTCGTGACGAGGCGCTCGAACGGGCGCTTCGCATCGTTGCCTGA
- a CDS encoding DEAD/DEAH box helicase, with protein sequence MSFDAGVRLFILEYLLTKFTDLGLSQPLLDALATKNYSVPTPIQAQAIPTVLTGRDLLGIAQTGTGKTAAFMLPSLDRLANPRVHPIAKRVRMLVLAPTRELASQIAESARTYSKNVHLSVDVIFGGTAPMKSVRAVARGLDVLVATPGRLLDLVDQRAIDLSRLEILVLDEADQMLDLGFIHALKRIVQIVPKQRQTLFFSATMPKAIKQLADTYLTNPAEVSVTPAATTVDRIAQTVTHVNQAEKAALLTLMLKKGDAERTLVFSRTKHGADKIVRQLAASGIESVAIHGNKSQPQRERAMAAFKSGQAPVLIATDIAARGIDIPGVSHVVNFDLPDVPEQYVHRIGRTARAGADGIALAFCSPDERLNLRDIEKTTRLRIPVSPLPEGFVAAAAALKALKLPPSAREERGGGGGRGSPRGGERRDRDGQRFGRPAAPRAAIQPTGGQRRDDGPRSNSTPRIATGEGAPRPQRTGPGGGPKRPFNGRRGGPGGGGGGRPQRAQG encoded by the coding sequence GTGTCGTTCGACGCGGGCGTCCGCCTGTTCATACTGGAATATCTTTTGACCAAATTCACCGACCTCGGGCTCTCGCAGCCCCTTCTCGATGCACTCGCCACCAAGAATTACTCGGTGCCGACGCCGATTCAGGCGCAGGCCATCCCGACCGTCCTGACCGGACGCGACCTGCTTGGCATCGCGCAGACCGGCACCGGCAAGACCGCGGCGTTCATGCTGCCGTCGCTCGACCGGCTCGCCAATCCGCGCGTCCATCCGATCGCCAAGCGCGTGCGGATGCTCGTCCTTGCGCCGACGCGTGAGCTCGCCAGCCAAATCGCCGAAAGCGCGCGCACCTATTCGAAGAACGTTCATCTCAGCGTCGACGTGATCTTCGGCGGTACCGCGCCGATGAAGAGCGTCCGCGCCGTGGCGCGCGGCCTCGACGTGCTCGTCGCGACCCCCGGCCGCCTGCTCGACCTCGTCGACCAGCGTGCGATCGATCTTAGCCGCCTCGAAATTCTCGTCCTCGACGAGGCCGACCAGATGCTCGACCTCGGCTTCATCCACGCGCTGAAGCGGATCGTGCAGATCGTCCCGAAGCAGCGCCAGACGCTGTTCTTCTCGGCAACGATGCCCAAGGCGATCAAGCAACTCGCGGACACCTACCTCACCAACCCGGCCGAAGTGTCGGTGACGCCGGCGGCGACCACGGTCGACCGCATCGCGCAGACCGTGACGCACGTGAACCAGGCCGAAAAGGCCGCGCTGCTTACCCTGATGCTGAAGAAGGGCGATGCCGAACGCACGCTCGTGTTCAGCCGTACCAAGCATGGCGCCGACAAGATCGTCCGCCAGCTTGCCGCGTCGGGGATCGAAAGCGTCGCCATCCACGGCAACAAGTCGCAGCCGCAGCGTGAGCGCGCCATGGCCGCGTTCAAGTCGGGCCAGGCGCCGGTGCTGATCGCGACCGACATCGCCGCGCGCGGGATCGACATCCCGGGCGTCAGCCACGTCGTCAACTTCGACCTGCCCGACGTTCCGGAGCAATATGTCCACCGCATCGGCCGCACCGCGCGCGCCGGCGCCGACGGCATCGCGCTCGCGTTCTGCAGCCCTGACGAGCGCCTCAACCTGCGCGATATCGAGAAGACCACGCGTCTTCGCATTCCGGTGTCGCCGCTTCCCGAAGGGTTCGTCGCGGCCGCGGCGGCGCTCAAGGCGCTCAAGCTTCCTCCCTCGGCCCGCGAAGAGCGTGGCGGCGGCGGTGGTCGCGGCAGCCCGCGTGGCGGGGAACGCCGCGATCGCGACGGCCAGCGTTTCGGTCGTCCGGCCGCTCCGCGCGCCGCGATCCAGCCGACCGGCGGCCAGCGCCGCGACGACGGTCCGCGCTCCAACTCGACCCCGCGCATCGCGACGGGCGAAGGCGCCCCGCGCCCTCAGCGCACCGGTCCCGGTGGCGGCCCCAAGCGTCCGTTCAACGGTCGTCGGGGCGGCCCCGGTGGCGGCGGCGGCGGTCGTCCGCAGCGCGCGCAGGGCTGA
- the recF gene encoding DNA replication/repair protein RecF (All proteins in this family for which functions are known are DNA-binding proteins that assist the filamentation of RecA onto DNA for the initiation of recombination or recombinational repair.): MITRLTLTDFRNHGEAQLLASPGFVLLSGPNGAGKTNILEAVSLLTPGRGLRGASLGEMARKDGPGGFGVAARLAPSSGDPVDVATGTLAAAPERRQVRINGAAASVNALSEWLSVLWLTPAMDRLFADSAGNRRRFLDRLTLALEPGHARHASRYEAAMRARNKLLAEPDGADPDWLAALEAGMADHGALLGEARARTVASLSEAADIATDDDFPRAGLSLDGWDGGDLAAALKASRGRDGAAGRATVGPHRQDLGVTYLAKNQPAALGSTGEQKALLLGLILAHADLVADRRGAPPILLLDEVAAHLDPRRRAALFARLEGRGQVWMTATEPSLFDEVPGGRTSHFYVEDGHVRGG; encoded by the coding sequence GTGATCACGCGCCTCACCCTGACCGATTTCCGCAACCATGGCGAGGCGCAGCTTCTCGCCTCGCCGGGCTTCGTGCTGCTGTCGGGCCCGAATGGCGCGGGCAAGACCAACATCCTCGAGGCCGTCTCCCTCCTCACCCCCGGTCGCGGCCTTCGCGGCGCCAGCCTCGGCGAAATGGCGCGCAAGGACGGCCCTGGCGGCTTCGGCGTCGCGGCCCGGCTCGCTCCCTCGTCGGGCGATCCGGTCGACGTCGCCACCGGCACGCTCGCCGCCGCGCCCGAACGGCGGCAGGTGCGGATCAACGGCGCCGCGGCCAGCGTCAATGCCTTGTCAGAATGGCTGTCGGTGCTGTGGCTGACGCCGGCAATGGACCGCCTGTTCGCCGACAGTGCGGGCAATCGGCGCCGCTTCCTCGACCGGCTGACGCTGGCGCTTGAGCCGGGCCATGCGCGCCACGCCTCGCGCTACGAAGCGGCGATGCGCGCGCGCAACAAATTGCTTGCCGAGCCTGACGGCGCCGATCCCGACTGGCTCGCAGCGCTCGAAGCGGGGATGGCCGACCATGGTGCGCTGCTCGGTGAAGCCCGCGCCCGCACCGTCGCGTCGCTGAGCGAAGCCGCCGATATCGCCACCGACGACGACTTTCCCCGCGCCGGGCTCTCGCTTGATGGCTGGGACGGCGGCGATCTGGCGGCAGCGCTCAAGGCCTCGCGTGGCCGCGACGGCGCGGCAGGACGCGCGACGGTCGGCCCGCACCGCCAGGACCTCGGCGTCACCTATCTCGCCAAGAATCAGCCCGCCGCACTCGGCTCGACTGGCGAGCAAAAGGCGCTGCTGCTCGGCCTCATCCTCGCTCACGCCGACCTCGTTGCCGACCGTCGCGGCGCGCCGCCGATCCTGCTGCTCGACGAGGTGGCGGCGCATCTCGATCCGCGCCGCCGCGCTGCCCTGTTCGCGCGTCTCGAAGGTCGCGGGCAGGTGTGGATGACCGCAACCGAACCCAGCCTGTTCGACGAAGTCCCCGGCGGCCGGACCAGCCACTTTTACGTCGAGGATGGCCACGTCCGGGGCGGGTGA
- a CDS encoding endonuclease/exonuclease/phosphatase family protein: MTASPTITVASYNMRKAIGIDRKRNPDRILDVLRQIDADVVALQEADKRFGTRASAVPHELIDGHGLYKPVEFGVSHSRLAHAFPFGERLETRLGLATRNLGWHGNALLVKRDVEVIDMEALHLPTLEPRGAVMAELDVRGQHLRVIGMHLDLSGLWRRRQVRSIIAHLAKRHRPMPTVLMGDTNEWRAAGGCLGEFGDCYRIAPTGPSFHSRRPIASLDRILVHTSLRIEAAGVHASPEARKGSDHLPVWARLGV, from the coding sequence ATGACCGCGTCCCCCACCATCACCGTCGCGTCGTACAATATGCGCAAAGCGATCGGGATTGATCGCAAGCGTAACCCCGACCGCATCCTCGACGTGCTCCGGCAGATCGACGCCGACGTCGTCGCGCTGCAGGAGGCCGACAAGCGCTTCGGGACGCGCGCATCGGCGGTCCCGCACGAGCTGATCGACGGCCACGGCCTCTATAAGCCGGTCGAATTCGGGGTCAGCCATTCGCGGCTCGCCCACGCCTTTCCGTTCGGCGAGCGGCTCGAAACGCGCCTCGGCCTCGCAACCCGCAACCTCGGCTGGCACGGCAATGCGTTGCTGGTGAAGCGCGATGTCGAGGTGATCGACATGGAAGCGCTGCACCTGCCGACGCTCGAACCGCGCGGTGCGGTGATGGCCGAGCTCGACGTGCGCGGGCAGCATTTGCGCGTGATCGGCATGCACCTCGACCTCAGCGGGCTGTGGCGGCGGCGGCAGGTACGCAGCATCATCGCCCACCTCGCCAAGCGCCACCGGCCGATGCCGACCGTGCTGATGGGTGACACCAATGAATGGCGCGCCGCGGGCGGATGCCTGGGCGAGTTCGGCGACTGCTACCGGATCGCGCCGACCGGCCCCAGCTTCCACAGCCGCCGCCCGATCGCCTCGCTCGACCGAATCCTGGTCCATACCTCGCTCAGGATCGAGGCCGCCGGCGTCCATGCCAGTCCCGAAGCGCGCAAGGGCAGCGATCACCTGCCGGTGTGGGCACGGCTCGGCGTCTGA